From a single Leishmania infantum JPCM5 genome chromosome 36 genomic region:
- a CDS encoding trypanothione synthetase-like protein — MTVNVASEVSPLPYGEHQGSFRGVVACSNRDDGYFSGENNYVDTSIYTGFRYQCVEYARRFLLLTTGCVFANCGRASEIYAMDHITHVETGAQYTLHRHHNDGTATQKPAPGDIIVYPYHPELTPWGHVGVISFVDDNRVGIAEQNHYFGPFTSPNESYLDGERCVARYAMLTFDEATKTWHIREPGSMPSAAGWLSYPDAPTREQIHAPFTPLPCAIKVRSTPFDQDDHPFLTHYHLHNGFDIPSGCVRHAYGMRNGTAETLVGATSAAARVLRFTLHLLFRRGRLGPAFRALPTNPLNATLPEGAGASAEACREVDALFKVLAEKDVVNATETTPDRLRQAVATYFDIPIEWVMAMERDFAKGETHMAAVVSFYPNIETDSAALEAFRAARKRSGTWAAPAVGTVPRTTANASTPVAEEPLAVSYPATAEEFPVKNPHDEAWHVAKVNFGNARVMTELSQLNKVQQELTGTIALMTPSMRPFISTQYRMDFAGYLKVVEAVYGPRTSFTIVMSDDQPMDGLLRELVWTLQNLCELVEYPVRVVNEKDLTFVNGKLHATPSAVSPEAGSRTTNIAPSGAYDVNFVYALCEWPRILADREATHAALYLAAVDPASDVVFAKPLWSCLCSGAVNVSDDAERAHDSHSPRSTSVRFFDVCRRLYLLASPKQQPKTWDLEVSEYKDSCRRIHVDAETVPMHSPAHLNADSLMINLAGSCYMGHVGGTLSVEWENTGVHAGHPASLMFMFPAD; from the coding sequence ATGACTGTCAATGTCGCGTCAGAGGTCTCGCCGCTACCATATGGTGAGCATCAAGGCAGCTTTCGGGGTGTTGTGGCGTGCTCTAACCGCGATGACGGCTACTTCAGCGGCGAGAACAACTACGTAGACACGTCAATCTACACCGGGTTTCGCTACCAATGCGTTGAGTACGCGCGCCGCTTTCTGCTGCTGACGACCGGCTGCGTCTTTGCGAACTGTGGCAGAGCCAGCGAGATCTACGCGATGGATCACATCACACACGTGGAGACGGGGGCGCAGTACACTCTCCATCGCCACCACAACGACGGCACAGCAACGCAGAAGCCGGCGCCGGGTGACATCATCGTCTACCCTTACCACCCAGAACTAACTCCATGGGGTCACGTTGGTGTCATATCCTTCGTTGACGATAACCGCGTCGGCATCGCAGAGCAGAACCACTACTTCGGCCCTTTCACCTCGCCGAATGAGTCGTACCTCGACGGTGAGCGGTGCGTCGCACGTTACGCCATGCTCACGTTCGACGAGGCGACCAAGACATGGCACATCAGGGAACCGGGCTCGATGCCGAGTGCCGCGGGTTGGCTGTCGTACCCTGATGCGCCGACCCGCGAGCAGATTCACGCGCCGTTCACGCCGCTTCCCTGCGCGATCAAGGTGCGCTCGACCCCATTCGACCAAGACGACCATCCTTTCCTCACACACTACCACCTGCACAACGGCTTCGACATCCCCAGCGGGTGTGTGAGGCATGCGTACGGCATGCGAAACGGCACCGCCGAAACGTTGGTAGGCGCGacaagcgccgccgcacgcgtgcTGCGGTTTACACTTCATCTTCTTTTccgtcgcggccgcctcggcccTGCCTTTCGCGCGTTACCCACGAATCCGCTGAACGCCACACTGCCGGAGGGTGCGGGTGCAAGCGCGGAGGCATGTCGCGAGGTGGACGCACTCTTCAAGGTGCTCGCCGAGAAAGATGTCGTCAATGCCACCGAGACGACCCCCGATAGGCTGCGTCAGGCTGTGGCAACTTACTTTGACATCCCAATCGAGTGGGTGATGGCCATGGAGCGGGACTTCGCGAAAGGGGAGACACACATGGCAGCGGTCGTCAGCTTCTACCCGAACATCGAGACAGACTCGGCCGCCCTGGAGGCGtttcgcgcagcacgcaagCGTTCAGGGACATGGGCAGCGCCGGCCGTTGGGACGGTGCCGCGGACAACAGCCAACGCCAGTACCCCCGTCGCCGAAGAGCCCCTCGCCGTGAGCTACCCAGCTACTGCCGAGGAGTTCCCAGTCAAGAACCCTCATGATGAGGCGTGGCACGTGGCAAAAGTGAACTTCGGCAACGCGCGCGTCATGACAGAGCTGTCGCAGCTCAATaaggtgcagcaggagctgaCGGGGACGATCGCGCTCATGACACCATCCATGCGCCCCTTCATCTCCACGCAGTACCGCATGGACTTTGCGGGCTACCTCAAGGTCGTTGAGGCCGTCTACGGCCCTCGCACTAGCTTCACGATTGTCATGAGCGATGACCAACCGATGGACGGCTTGCTGCGGGAGCTTGTCTGGACCCTGCAGAATTTGTGCGAGCTCGTCGAGTACCCGGTCCGCGTTGTGAATGAGAAGGACCTGACGTTTGTGAATGGCAAGCtgcacgccacgccgtcAGCGGTCTCTCCAGAGGCGGGCAGCCGAACGACCAACATCGCGCCTAGTGGGGCGTACGATGTGAACTTTGTGTACGCGCTGTGCGAATGGCCGCGCATTTTGGCCGACAGAGAGGCCACCCACGCTGCCCTGTACCTCGCCGCTGTGGACCCAGCGTCGGATGTTGTGTTTGCGAAGCCGCTGTGGTCGTGCCTCTGCTCTGGTGCGGTGAACGtcagcgacgacgcagagAGGGCGCACGACAGTCATTCGCCGCGCTCCACGTCGGTGCGCTTCTTCgatgtgtgccgccgcctgtATCTGCTGGCATcgccgaagcagcagccgaaAACATGGGATTTAGAAGTATCCGAGTACAAGGATAGCTGCCGCCGCATTCACGTCGACGCCGAGACGGTGCCGATGCACTCTCCAGCCCACCTCAACGCCGACTCCCTCATGATCAATCTAGCGGGGAGCTGCTACATGGGACACGTCGGCGGCACACTGAGTGTTGAATGGGAGAACACCGGCGTCCACGCCGGCCACCCGGCTTCCCTCATGTTCATGTTTCCCGCCGACTAG